ACCTAATTACAGGGTAAACATATAGCTCTCATTTTGTATCTGTCAATAGTGGACTCCTTCAATGGTGGATAAGCTTCATCGAGTTCCCACCATTAATGAATCACTCCacgcatatatatataaatatttatatatatatatatatatatatatatatatggttccTCAATTTATTAGTGTCAACGAGTTGGCAATAGGGATTTCCACCTGTTGTCAATGTGTCATTATGAACCCGTATTTAGTTTTCCCACCTTTTTATCGTCAGCCGCAATTCCCCAattagaaattgaaaatttcaacgTCACGTTGATGCTTATTTTTATTGGGTCAAAATTATCCCCTATTGTTTGGTATATGATTTATATTTACTCTCCCGCCATGTATCAATCCAATTTACACCCTACATCCATCTATTAATCCAATATATCATAGTGTATATTTTTGGTCTGATAGATAGATGTAGGGTGTATTTTTGGACTGATAGATGCCGGAGGATAAATGTAAATCATTTATCAAATAATAAGGGATAATTTTGAcccttttttatatttttattaataacTCCATTCTGGATCAATATTTTGTTTTCCTGCCTGTTATTGTCAGCCGAAATTCTCGAAGtagatattaaaaaataaaaaaatcaactcCACATTGACGCTTGTTCTAATTTGTTTGGTATAATTTAATCAGGcgtgaaatttaagaaaaacataaagaaatTGATAACTTGCGATCTTAAATACATtatatttgtatggttataagatttttaaaatttgtgattttaAGCATGCCATAACATTTATATGGCTATAGAAGCCTTTTATTAAGGCTAAAACGAGAAGTTTGAAGTTAATTGCtttcaaatataaaaatgctTCATTCTTTTTAGAACAaattaataagaaaataatgtcaaACAAATTAGGTTAGAGGAATAATTAAATTTCTTAGTCAACTTGGACTTGGTGAATACATACAATAATTTTTTCAACAATAGGGACTACTTATTTACCTTCTTATTTTTCTCTATTCCTGTGGATGCCTATAGAGGAATATGCAGCTAAACCTAATTTAAGCAAAAGGGAAATCTCCAAATGCATTGCTAAGGTATGCTTAACCAAGAATGAAAAAACATGCACTAGTTGTTTTATGCTAATAGGTGCTACTTACACTTACACTTGCTAACTACTTGTATACAatttttatgaacttcaaaacCAAGTTTGCAAACTCAATTTTTTGGAAACTTCAAAACAAATGCCAAGTTTCATTCCATTTTGGAGTAGTAGTAGACAATTTGAATTTAGTCAGCTGATTCATAGTATATTCCTTTCTGAGGGCTTTCACTTTTTGCTTTTGTTAGCTGTATATAGATATGTACAAATGAAATTGCTGATCTAATAGCCTCTAGATCACTTCTGTTTAAAGACATGTAAAAATGAAATTGCTGACCTTATATCACTTCTGTTTTAGCTGATGTACATTTACCACTTTGTTTTCATTGTCTGTGTATGAGAAATCCATGCAAACAGAGTCAAACTAGTTTCATCATCAACACCTTGAATTTGCCACATTTGCTAGCTATGTGGCATGGTTTTGGTTTGATGTGTCACTTGATACATGATTTCAGTCCCCAAAACCATGAGAGAACCAAACATAAAAAAAGAGAGATCATCTATATTCTTTTAGCTTTAGCtacttcttctctatcaaagttGGCAAGGAATTGGAAAACCAAGAATGGCCCAAGAAAAATTGAAATTTCTTCTAGGAACTTGGTTGCTTATACTCTACTTTTTCTCAAGTGTTTTTGGTAGCAATAATACTCAAGATAATACTATTCAAGATACTTATGGAGATGGCACATCACCACAAAATGCTTGTGCAAATTGTACAATTTGTCCATATCCTTGCCATCCCCAACAACCACCCCCACCCCCTTCTGGTTACCAAAGCTATGGTGTTCCACCACCACCTTCTGGTgttccaccaccaccaccactaccaccTAGTACTGGTTATGGCAATTGCCCGCCAGCTACTCCGGTTATTCCGTGCTGTCCAGTACAGTATAATTATGGACCTCCCCCTCCTTATTACTATACTGGTTCATCAATCAAGCTCTTTGCTTGTGAATGGATTTCTgccattttttcctttttctccaTTATGTTCTTTGTAATTTGAAGCTTGAAGAGGATTTCAAGTTCTAAAGCTCATGAATGCTTTCCTATGGACTTGGCTATGACGCAAGTAGAGATATTCCTCTCTTGTTGAGGAAGATATCAGTTTGATAAAATATCTAACGTCTTGTTACAAAAGTTAATATTTCTTATTTTCAAGAATATTTCTTTGTTGTGGGCAAGTTATATTGAACTATATATGGTCTAATGCTTTTCTTTTATGTATCCTTTTAATTGATCTATGGTATATTTCATGTCTCAACTGTTTAGTAGATTGGCTAGGCAATTTTTTGCCCTTTTATAGCCTGTTTCGTCAAGCtttaggaagaaaaaaaaagtgcatttgaggagaagcagaaacagttttggaaaagcaaaaaaaaatattttctctccaaattaaaagcacttttttgaaaaacacttttgaggaAAATACACTTTgaagcagtttttaaaagtttggtcaaacactaattactgctcagaagtacttttgagaaaaaatcacttctcaaaataagctgatttttgcttcttgaccaaacaggctattaatGTGGTTGGAGCACATTAAAAGTCTACTTTTGGCTAAGTGAGTTCTACTCAAAATGGTGGCAGTTGTATGGAATCTGGTATCTGGCTACCTATGTTCATATTTTTCCTTGAAGTTATTTCTTTTGCTAATAACCGTGAAATATTACCATAACAAACAACATTAATATACCTAAAGAGCGTCTAATGTCTTGGCCACCTTCTCCTACGCTTACTTTAGATCTTGAGTAAGGATTGCGTAGTGTCTAGATGCTGGAGATCAGGTCCAAACCCAATCAATAATGGCCTTCCGCAACTCAACAGACCATGTACATTCAACAAACAAATGTTGGATGTCACATAGACAACACCTAGCTAGCATTATCACCTCTTATCAATCTAGCTATGGTTAGTAACTTTCCATGCACAGCTAGCCACAATATGAATCTATGTTGCCGCATTAAGATTATACTTCACACTAAATTAGCTATTTCAAACACAGACCAATCACCTAGTATAGCTAGACTACCAGGAGGATATTACTAGTAAGTCACAACAAACATCGAATATGTTATTTATAACCTTACTCAAGTAAAAGCGAGAGAGGCATGCAAGCATTGAGAGTGAAGCGATCTGGTATTAATTACATGTACTTTCCGTAATTGACAAAAAGTTGATCGTGCACTTGGTCTGTTAATCACAGCCTATCAATTCGTTCCACACCTATATACTTTTCTCTTACCTATTTTTGGTTCTGCCAAAAGTAAGATCAGTCTTTGCTTAGATGTTTTAATAACAATTTTTAAATCATTATTTCATGACCAACATTTAGTTAGTAcacctaaaaattattttttgttttgtattAATATCCACATGTTTTTCAATGATAATGaagtatttaattatttatttaaataatcGACATCAATTTTATAGCGGAAAAGAGCTAAATATACTCATGTActatcaaaaaatatttaaatatacctCTCGTTATACATTGAGTCCATATATATCCTTGTTGTTATATTATTGGTTCAAATATATCCTTTTTTTCGTTAAGTTTGTCTAATTTAGTGGACATCTAATCCTACGTGGCACGGAcatttgatgaggtggatgcTATGTGGCTTGCCACCTCAGCGCTCCTAACCCATTTTACCTCTCCCTTCTATTGTTTTTCCATCATTAAAATTTCCTTCCCCTCCACCACTATTGTCACCCTTACCACTACCATGAAAAATATTCTATTTTAAATTTTAGTCTTTTATATTTGGATTAGGGGCGCTGAAGTGGCATGCCATACGGCATCTACCTTATCAAATATTAGTGTCATATAAGATTGGATGTCCACATTAGACAAACTTAACAGAAGTAtggtatatttgaaccaataaTATTACGACAGAGATATATTTGGACCCAAAGTATATTGAAtgatatatttaaatattttctcaTAATACATGAATATATTTGGTCCTTTGCCCATTTTGTAGTCAAAGCTAAAAAGAGTACATCTTCTTGTGTCCTTTTAATTTTATGTTCAACACTTGAAATATGGGTTATTCTATACGGAGTATCTTAGCTTGTTCTGTAACGTTTTCCTTTGAAATTCAGATGCAGAGTCACTTTAATACATACTATTAGAATGTATTGTCTCAAAAATGTACGGGATGTTTtcttactttaatttttttttatctaaaTAAATCGAACAATTATGAAAAAGAAAACAGAGACTAGCTtaaggaagaaaaaaaatatttgtcACAAAAAATTATACCCAGTTAACTAGACTTTGGTGTATGACAAAAAcgagaaaacaaaaagaaaataacaGAAGAGACAAATTCTAAAAAATCCACTAAGTATGTACCAACTAGTCATCAATGTGTGAAATTTATTTTCGGTCCGCGGGTTATTATTTTTTTGAGCGAATAATATGAGTTGACCCATATCTGACCCGCTTTTAGTGGATAAGGTATCCAACTCATTTCTGAGCGGATATTATGGGCGAATACTTGTAAATTTTATCCATTTTGCCACATCTAGCTGCAATAATACAGGACTTCACAAACATATATTCACTAAGCATCACACATCCATACCTCCATCTATGATGCATTTCAAAGATACAAAGACAATTGGTGAAGGTTATTGGGCAAGTCCTTAATGCATGGTAGACATTATTGCAAGGACCAAGATTCTTCTGTAATGATCCGACCAATCGTTTTGAGCATTAGCAATCCGTTTGGTAGTTTGAGATCTTGAGTAATTTCATATGATGCGTTATGACTTGGGTGTAGGATCGATTTTAGTTTTTGAGTAGttggggattgatttggaagaatgactttcaatttggaagctttaagttgaaaaatttgaccaagtttgacttttgtgtatttgtcctcggatcagagttttgatggtttcattaGGTTCGGATGATgactttggacttgggcgtatgcccggatttgcatttggatatttttaaaaggttttggctctaattgacgaaagttggcaatttgaaggtttggaaagttcataggttgtGTGTTCCAAATGAGAACACAATGAACTTTACATGAAAGTATATCCAGCTCAAACTGTGCAAAAACCACAACCTACTACCCAATAGGATTTTCTCCAAACACTTCACTAAACTCTAAGCCAAAACAAAGTTTACAaaactcttgcaaacctaaggattaaacTCGAACCCTTGTGAAAATACACCAGAGTTTATTGAaactacttcaagttaactctaacttgaatataATAACTCAAGTACCTAATACCATTGCTTCTAatgaaagctgaaaggtacaactcaaaatgcCTACTACACTTTGAACTATAAATAAATACAAACATACTTTTTTTTTATGGAACTGTTTCTTTAATATGGTTCGTATAGGTTCAGGATCGCACTCTAGAGTCTCACAAAATTgctcacaaaatgccttgctattttgctcttaGTTCCTGCTTAACTTCAGTATATGTGTGTAGTATGTACTTGTAACATAGAACaacactaatatatatatatagagttagtaaataaagagtaactaaatatttatttttttccttttccttggTAGAATAGTTCTAATGAACTTTAACCtctaactctttccttatcttgGTTAAGTTTTCTTCATGTAAGGAGTCCTACTCTTTATCACATATGTAATCTTTTCGTTCAAGCTTATAAGAAAATAAATCACCTATACATATCCCTTTCATGTGTATGCCTTTTATTTGGTCTCAACTGTAATCTGATACAAtatccaagatctgcacgcaaggtgcagaagtgtagtatgagtacaactgactccatgtactcaccaagtatcataactaacctcggtgaggtaatAGCAACAAGAATTATTAATGACACTCGCTAATAACTTGTTCAGTTcataaatctcacaagtacacatcaaaaaaaaattatcaagtaATAAATCACTGATAAGACACCTCGGTGCCCAAAGATAAACATACTCTATTTCAGCAAACAATTCCAGCATATCATTAAATAATCAAActtgcatataaagaagatatgcgtGAAATAAACAAGTCATGTTACACGGGTtcacatataaagaagatatgttcCGTGTTTCATCTCATCAAGAAAGgtagctgtaacgacccggctggtcgttttgagaattgtagcaccgttctcccatttattgcttattctatgttcgcccgttgttatgtgacttgtcggagtAGTTAGTTTGGTTCCGGAGATGTTCCgtagtgaattgggacacttagtctcaaggttggaagcctaagttgaaagagttgaccggatgatgacttatgtgtaaatgtctccggaatagagttttgatggttccgatagctccgtatggtgattttggacttaggagtgtgtccagatattgaattggaggtctgtaggtgattttgtcttgaattggtgaaagttggaaaaattaaagtttggagagttgagaaatttgactgagatttgactttgttgttaccgggcttagattttggtttcggaagttggaataggtctattgtgtcatttatgacttgtgcgctaaatttgaggtcaacgTAATTGATTATGTacgtttcggcattagttttagaagttggaagttcaatagtttattaggcttgaaatggggtgcgattcgttattttgatgttgtttgatgtgatttgagacttcgagtaagttcgtattgtgttttagcacttattggtatgtttggatagggtcccggGGACCTCAAGTGTGTTTAGAGTGAGTTTTGAGCAAGTTTGGGCATTTCGACACTTTGATGATGTTTTGGAGCAGTTGAAGTGCGGAGGACACCTTTTTGGAGTGTTGAGGCAAAGCTTCATGTGCGGCTGCAGCAGGGGGAATCTGCAAGTTTGTTGGTCTGATTTCGGAAGCTCATATCTCTCAATTTATGAGGAATTTGAGAATGatccaaaaacgaaagttgtagccctttgaatctaacTTTCAGAAAAGCAaatcgtttgtcatttggatatttgtacagaaagttatggtcaataAACTGAAGACTGGTAGTGCAATTACTACCGAAGTGCAGCCACACAATTTTGTTCGCGGTTGCGAAACCTGGAAGTGCGGATCACACAAAAAAGTGCCGTCAACACTGTCGGAGGTCTGATCTGGTACTATATAAACgggatttttagatttttatttcattcttcaccACTTTAGAGACTTGGGAGCTCGAGTTTGAAGGGTTTCAACCTAGACCTTCATTTACAatcttggggtaagtgattctaacataTATCTATGATATTTACATGGACCCATCAATTGATATAACATCAAAACATGGGAATTAACAagagaaattgtggggttttgtctaaacttttctaaagtgaataattgagttttgaatattgatttggagtcagaattagatgattttggtatggttggactcattatctaataggtattcggattttatgaatcttgtcgggtttcgagatgtgggcccgggttgacttttttactttgggtaaagaacttagctttatcatatgtaATCAATTTCTATAGCTTGTACTGATTGTATTAAGTTGCTTGTGGTTAGATTtaagtcgttcggaggccgattcgcgaggcaagggcttgttggagttgtgatttacacggtttgaggtatgtaacactACTAAAATTGATAcagagggtatgaatccctgtaTTTCTTGTTATgtaattggtattgaggtgacgcacatgctaggcgacgggcgtgtgggcgtgcaccgtagtaattgtgactcggttgatttTGTGGTACCGTGTTGTTATCAAACCTTATTGCTATTCATGTAATCcttacgtgttagagtaatttaGCTGAaattcatgttaaaaatcatgtttaggctatatgcatACTccattgggacccactgaggtcatgtctactgttgaattatttgcttaaactaCAAACTTTATACTCAGCCACATTCattatttgcatattatatctgattctctattgtcatttattgttatatcatgttattgttatttgggctgattggcatgagatttgtgagacCGAGATACTGTAGATATTAATAATTGAGTTAGGGCTTGAGGGCCGGATTAAGAGTGATATTAATGATCGGGCTGCATATCGCATAAGGTATTAtttattcatgatgggatcgggttgcacgtcgcagtaggtattattgattcatgaagggatcgggttgcatgccgcagcaggtattattgattcatgatgggatcgggctgtacgccgcaatATGATTTATTAGTGCTTGgacaggatctgcccctccggagtctgacatactagcAGTGAGCATAGGtatcgtacaatgctgagtgattgagtgtgatgagtgagagttgagacagttagattgagtactttgagagcgTGAGTACATGTGagtatcattgtgatgcattatatttgacatgcatatttgtttgtgtagacatagagatgtaacattttTCATGCTAtctatacttggcatattttaccgTTATTGAGCTTAATTGtggaatttgaaagcatgccaaCATTTCTCGAATTGGGTATAAACTGATTATAAGATTTCTCTGAGTATTACTGTCATTTTCTTGTTATACTTGTACTATTATTATCTGGATTTTGCCTGTACCTTTCTGAGCTTGTCACTGAttttagcccaaggttagtcctgttacttattgagtacattgggttggttgtactcatactacactctgcacttcgcgTGCAGATCCTGGTACATATGGACCCAATAGTTGCTAGACTCGGAGTAGTGTCTACTAGGAGAtatttgaggtagctgctttgatGCCCatagacctcgactctcctttttttagttttattttgtACTGTTCTATCTTTCAGACAATTATATTAGAGATAACGAAAGGtgttgacacttagtagctcatgtactcggtgacatccgaattttggggattttgtatTTGAGTCATACTTACTCTTATCGATTATTATGAGTTTTTTCATTGTTAAACTTATTTCATCATGTTTCAATTTAAAATGCGTAGTTACACtacaaaaaaactataatttgcTACAAACGCCATCGCTAAATTGCCCGTAGCTAGCAGAATTTCTCAATAATCAGTCACTAATCCAtcgctaaatgagattagcgatGAATTTTTAtgtttagctacagaatttgtcCGTCGCTAAAACTAGATTTTTTAGTAGTGTTATTTGTGGTTGTCGGCATGCCTAGTACTgtgatatgcgccatcacgacatgttgagaaTTAGGTCaggacaagttggtatcagagcctaaccataggcctcacgagtcatgagcaggtttagtagagtcttgaagatcggtacagagatatctgtacttatcttcaagaggctaccgaaccattaggaaatttcactttcttgtattcttgtcatgtgGATTTGTTGTCTCCGGAAACTAAACTTCTCTTATTCTATTgtctcaaagatggtgaggacacgtgttaTCAGATCGGGtggacggccaccagtaccactagctaGGGTCGCGAGAGACCGGAGATGCCGTAGAGGCCAAGGTGCAGCTCGTACCGCACCTATCGAGCCACCAGCTGCTCCAACTCAGGCGTAGATACCATATGTGGCTGAGCCGGTGGGAcaagctcaggcaccagctgtgcccttGTGATTCTAGGTCTTCAGGaagctttggcccagatattgactataTGCTCTAGCCTTGCTCAAGTGGTTTCagttcaggccgcaccagccacttctcatgcCAGGGGAGGTAATCAAACTCCCACTACCTGTACTTTAGAGTAGGTGGTTCAAGGACTTTAGATACcaagggtactaccagcccaacctATTACAGTTGCTCGGGCCTAGGTGGGTCCCCCTATGAGTGACGAGGAGCAAAAGAGGCTAGAGCGATTTAGGAGGCTCAGGCCTCCagcattcagtggggctgagtcagaggatgctcaggagtTCTTAGATAGGTGCCAGCAGATTCTTCGCAtgacaggtattctggagactagtgaaGTCTCATTTACTACGTTTGAGCTATCgggggcagccttcagatggtggaagGCCTATGAGTTGAGCCGGCCAGTCGGCGCTGCACCACTTTCGTGgtatgagttctcagttctcttcttagagatgTTTGTTTCGCAGACCTGTAGGGAGGAGttacgtaggcagtttgagcagctacttCATGAGGGCATGTCAATTACCccgtatgagatgagatttttagagttggctcatcacgcgatctggttggttcccacagatagagagaggattaggaggttcattgatagcctcaactatggactgcaATTCGTTATGACTCAGGAGAttgcatcaggtgctaggtttgatgaggtagttgatgTTGCTAGGCATCTAGAGCAGGTTCATagtcaggagcatgaggagacggaggccaagaggcctcgtgatttcgtaatttcgatgttgtttgatgtgatttgagacttcgagtaagtttgtattgtgttttaggacttgta
This sequence is a window from Nicotiana tomentosiformis chromosome 5, ASM39032v3, whole genome shotgun sequence. Protein-coding genes within it:
- the LOC138892170 gene encoding uncharacterized protein — its product is MSDEEQKRLERFRRLRPPAFSGAESEDAQEFLDRCQQILRMTGILETSEVSFTTFELSGAAFRWWKAYELSRPVGAAPLSWYEFSVLFLEMFVSQTCREELRRQFEQLLHEGMSITPYEMRFLELAHHAIWLVPTDRERIRRFIDSLNYGLQFVMTQEIASGARFDEVVDVARHLEQVHSQEHEETEAKRPRDFVISMLFDVI